The Propionispora hippei DSM 15287 genome includes a window with the following:
- a CDS encoding 3D domain-containing protein: protein MKHSGRKKRRTKGKLKHVAAAVASAAIMSSMVLPGIPATVAHAAKNTSKHSSHISHHETRKSESKHQAAPDNYEDVVHVKATAYAPGPHDNDQWGNKTYLGTHVRPGIIAVDPDVIPLGSKVLIQYPDGRSSYAVAEDVGGAIKGNRIDVAKWTVDEANDFGMKDAKVFILEKGDTK, encoded by the coding sequence ATGAAACATTCCGGTCGTAAAAAAAGACGTACGAAAGGAAAACTAAAGCATGTTGCAGCAGCTGTTGCCAGTGCTGCAATTATGTCCTCCATGGTTTTACCTGGAATCCCCGCAACAGTCGCTCATGCAGCTAAAAATACTTCAAAGCACTCGTCTCACATTAGCCACCATGAGACACGAAAATCAGAGTCCAAGCATCAGGCCGCACCGGACAACTATGAAGACGTTGTTCATGTGAAGGCTACGGCATATGCTCCGGGTCCTCATGATAATGATCAATGGGGCAATAAAACCTATTTGGGTACCCATGTTCGTCCAGGCATCATTGCGGTGGATCCTGACGTCATTCCGTTGGGGTCAAAAGTTCTTATACAATACCCTGACGGCCGGAGTTCCTATGCTGTGGCAGAAGATGTAGGCGGAGCCATTAAGGGAAATCGAATTGACGTGGCCAAGTGGACGGTAGATGAAGCAAACGATTTTGGTATGAAAGATGCAAAGGTGTTTATTTTGGAAAAGGGAGATACTAAATAA
- a CDS encoding NAD(P)/FAD-dependent oxidoreductase, with amino-acid sequence MYDVCIIGAGVVGMNIARELTKYNLKICILEKEEDVSCGCSKANSGIVHGGYTDKPGTLKAKLCIQGNRMYDQLNQELHFGYRETGAFVLAFEEEDLPQIQNLYDMGIQNGVQDLKIIDRQEVLKLEPHVNENIKGALYIKHVGVTSPYEFVIALAENAIANGAEIKLNAEVTGITHENDESFTITTTAGDKVTARYLINAAGIFSDKISTMVGIGDYKITPRRGQYLLLDKEESYLVNSVIFQVPTKMGKGILVTTTYHGNLMIGPNAEEIDDKNDVSTDEKTLDHIIATARKSVPHFNMQKVLKSFAGNRPVSGLKDWVIEESPVKNFIHLIGVDSPGLTASPAIAQYVLGILQNSGLSLIKKETFDPYRKPIIKVKEHNFKGDINASDPQEHLICRCERVTEAEIVDCLQRGIPIRSLDAISRRTRAGFGTCQGAFCSPRVKKLIAETLGISPEEIKEKSSASSLLAQRVKRMNLKKL; translated from the coding sequence ATGTATGATGTATGTATTATCGGCGCTGGTGTGGTAGGAATGAATATCGCCAGAGAATTAACAAAATATAATTTGAAAATCTGTATTTTAGAAAAAGAGGAAGATGTAAGCTGTGGCTGTTCTAAGGCTAATAGCGGCATCGTGCATGGTGGTTATACTGATAAGCCAGGCACACTAAAGGCAAAACTTTGTATCCAGGGTAATCGAATGTATGATCAATTAAACCAAGAACTTCATTTCGGTTATCGTGAAACCGGTGCTTTTGTATTAGCTTTTGAGGAAGAAGATCTTCCTCAAATTCAGAATTTGTATGATATGGGAATTCAAAATGGAGTTCAGGATTTAAAAATTATTGATCGGCAGGAAGTTTTAAAGTTAGAACCTCACGTAAATGAAAATATTAAAGGAGCATTATACATAAAACATGTCGGTGTAACCTCTCCTTACGAATTTGTTATCGCTCTCGCTGAAAATGCTATAGCCAATGGAGCTGAAATTAAATTAAATGCGGAAGTTACTGGCATTACCCATGAAAATGATGAAAGCTTTACGATTACGACCACTGCCGGTGACAAAGTAACAGCCCGCTATCTTATTAATGCCGCAGGAATTTTTAGCGACAAAATTTCAACGATGGTAGGTATTGGAGATTATAAAATTACACCTCGCCGGGGGCAGTATTTGCTATTGGATAAGGAAGAAAGCTATCTGGTTAATTCGGTTATCTTTCAGGTTCCTACCAAAATGGGGAAGGGGATTTTAGTAACTACGACCTATCATGGAAATCTTATGATTGGCCCTAACGCCGAAGAAATTGATGACAAAAACGATGTGAGTACCGATGAAAAAACCTTGGATCATATTATAGCAACAGCTAGGAAATCTGTTCCTCATTTTAACATGCAAAAAGTATTGAAATCATTTGCCGGTAATCGGCCCGTGTCCGGCTTGAAAGACTGGGTCATTGAAGAAAGTCCGGTAAAGAACTTTATTCATTTAATCGGTGTTGATTCACCGGGACTGACAGCTTCACCGGCTATTGCACAATATGTATTGGGTATTTTACAAAATTCCGGGTTGTCTTTAATTAAAAAAGAAACATTTGATCCCTATCGTAAACCAATCATTAAAGTAAAGGAGCATAACTTTAAAGGTGATATAAACGCCTCAGATCCCCAGGAACATCTTATCTGTCGCTGCGAACGGGTAACGGAAGCGGAAATTGTGGATTGTCTGCAGCGCGGTATTCCAATTCGTTCCCTGGATGCTATAAGCCGTCGAACAAGGGCCGGCTTTGGAACCTGTCAGGGCGCGTTCTGCAGTCCTCGAGTGAAAAAATTAATAGCGGAAACACTGGGAATCAGTCCAGAAGAGATCAAGGAAAAAAGCAGCGCATCTTCTTTATTAGCTCAGCGTGTAAAGCGGATGAATCTTAAAAAGTTGTAA